The nucleotide sequence ACGGGGCATTGGAAATTTCCGGTTGACGTGGATAAAGTTAGGACTGCATTAACGGACTTAATTGGGCAGCATGATTTTTCAAGTTTTGTTGCATCAGGTTCTACCGCCAAGAGCAATGTCCGAACTATTTATGACGCCAAGTGTTTTTATGATGAAGCTGAGAACGAAATTAATATTGAGTTTTATGGAAATGGGTTCTTATATAATATGGTTCGCATTATGGTTGGTGTCGCAATGGAGATTGGGGCAGGGACGAGACCGGAACATGATGTATTAAGATTATTTGATGTTAAGGATAGAGATCAAGCACGGCTAACCATGCCAGCGTCTGGTTTATATTTAAAAAAAGTTTATTATGAGGGCGATGACCCAGAGCATCCTACCAAGTTACCGAAGTTCTAATTATTGTTTTCAAAATTAATTGACTTTAGCAGTAATTATTTGTATTATTGTAACTGGTATTGTTTGCCCCACGATAAGCCCCGGAAACTTATTTGGTGTCGAACAAACACAGAAACATGGAGGAAATTAACGTGCGTACAACATATATGGCAAAACCTGGTGAAGTAGAACGTAAATGGTACGTGGTTGACGCTACAGATGTTCCTTTGGGACGTCTTTCAGCAGTTGTTGCTTCTATTTTAAGAGGTAAGAACAAGCCAACTTTCACCCCTAACGTAGATACTGGGGACAATGTAATCGTAATTAACGCAGAAAAAGTGGCCTTGACAGGTAAGAAGGCTAAAAACAAGATTTATTACCGTCACAGTCGTTTTATCGGTGGCTTGAAGCAAAGAACCGCTGGTGATTTTCGTGAAAAAGATCCTGAAAAGTTGATCGAAACATCAGTTAAGGGAATGCTTCCTCATAACTCATTAGGTCACAAGATTGGTTTGAAGTTGCATGTATACACAGGCGCTGAACATACTCAACAAGCTCAAAAGCCTGAAGTATTAGACATTAGTAACCTAATTTAAGGAGGAAATAGCATTGGCTCAAGTACAATATCGCGGCACTGGCCGTCGTAAAGATTCAGTTGCTCGTGTACGTTTAGTACCAGGAACTGGTAAAATCACAATGAACGATCGTCCAATCGAAGACTACATTCCAGCAGCTGATTTACGTGAAGTTGTTGTTCAACCATTCAATGTTACTGAAACTCTTGGTAACTACGACGTTTTAGTTAACGTTAATGGTGGTGGTTACTCTGGACAAGCTGGCGCAACTCGTCACGGAATTGCCCGTGCATTGCTAGAAGTTGACCCAGACTTCCGTGGACCATTGAAGCGTGCAGGTCTATTGACTCGTGACGCTCGTATGAAAGAACGTAAGAAGCCAGGTCTTAAAAAGGCTCGTAAAGCTTCACAATTCTCAAAGCGTTAATATTCGTTTATTTTCGCAAAAACACCTTCCATTGTGGAAGGTGTTTTTTTATTGTTAAATATTATGATTTATCCAAGAAGCTAAACATTTAATGAAGATTTTTAGAAAACTTTTTGTTACATTATCTGTTAGTATATAATTACTTGAATTGTGGGAGGAAGTCTGATGAATACAAAGTCAAAAACGCTACGAATGAGTGTGTTGGCGATGTTTATCGCAATTATTATTTTACAAACAACTATTCCAATTATTGGGTACATACCGATTGGTCCACTTGAGATAACGATCATTCCGGTGACGGTAGTAATTGCGACTATCTTGATGGGAACCCTTGATGGTGCAATTGTTGGTGGGGTATGGGGGCTAATTACCTTTATTAGGGCATTTGCATGGCCTACTAGCCCATTAGCGGCTATCGTGTTCGTCAACCCTGTTGTTTCAGTGCTTCCACGAATTTTGATTGCAGTGGTTGCTGGCGTGGTGTATAGCAGTATAACAAAGCATATTAAAAGCAATTCTGCTAGCATTTCAATTGCGGCTATCCTTGGAAGCCTAACTAACACTGTGTTAGTCTTGGGGTTGATATACGTTTTTTATAAGGCACAGGCACCACAACTTTACCATTTAAATATAAAAGATTTATTGCCTTATTTACTAGGTGTAGTGGGGACAAACGGAATTCCAGAAGCAATCTTTAGTGGAATTGTTGCACCGTTAATTGTTACACCACTGCAAAAATCCTTTGGCTCTAAGTTAGTAAGAAAGCCAAAATAAAAAGGCCACGAGGGCCTTTTACTTTTCTTCTTCTTCATCGTCTTCAGTTTCAACTTTTGGAGCCGCTTTGATCATCTTAAGGTGCTGATTATTGATAACTACTTTATTGTGGTACTTATCAATAATTTCAGGATCTTTTGATTCAAAAGTGATCAAGAAAGAGTTGGTATAACTTTTATCGATGAAACCAGTAAACTTTTGCTTTTCGATGGTGAATTCAACTTCGTCACCTACGTTGTATTTTGCCTGTTGTTCTGAAACTTCGGTATTTTTTGCCAATGAAAACATCTCCAAGGTTTTTAAGTATCAAATGATAAAATAACCGATATTAACAGGGATGTCAAACAAAATTGTCGAAATCGTAATTTATTAATTGTCTTTACTCAAAATTACCGTTAGAATTAATTTATTGTAGAAAGATTGGAAATTAATTGTCAGCGTATAAAAAAGGCCGCAAAAGCCGAAAAAAACAATCAAATAGAATTGTCATGTTCGCATTTATTGCGTTCGGACTGTTTGTTGTGCTTGGATTTCATGTGTTATACCAGGCGGAATCTACTCCCCAACGGGTTGAGAATACTGGTCAAAGCCTAAGTGAGCAACACCAAAAGTTCATCCGGACAATTGCACCAGAGGCCCAAAAGTTGCAAGGACAGTATAATATTTTGCCAAGTATTACGATTGCGCAGGCAATATTGGAGTCGCAGTGGGGCGAAAGTGACCTTGCAAGTAAGTACAATAACTTATTTGGGGTTAAGGCTCAGGGGGGATTATCGAAGTCAGTCTATTTGGACACTCAAGAATTCGTAAATGGTGAGTATGTTACTGTAAAAGCGCGTTTCCAGGTATACTCTTCTTACTCTGAGTCACTGAGTGATCATGCTAGATTATTGGCGATGGGCACAAAATGGAATCCAAATCAGTATGCAGACGTAGTCAACGCTACAAATTATGTGCAGGCAGCCAAGGGATTGCAAACAGATGGCTATGCAACCGACCCAGCTTATACGCAGAAATTAATTCAAATAATCAAGACGTACAAATTATATCGATACGATGACTAGAGAGGATATTATTAAATGAAGCTATTAGAGGACAAAATTGCAAAAGACGGTACAGTTTTACCAGGCAACGTGTTAAAGGTTGATAACTTCCTTAACCACCAGGTTGATACCAAATTAATGGATGAGGTTGGAAAAGAATTTGCTCGTCTATTTAAAGATGAGGGAGTTACTAAGGTTGTTACCGTTGAATCATCAGGCATTGCCCCTGCCATGATGGCAGCTCTTCATTTAGGTGTACCGATGATTTTTGCGCGTAAGCACAAGAGTTTGACCCTAACTGATAACTTGTATACTGCTAGCGTTTATTCTTATACTAAACAAGTAAGTAATGACATTAGTGTTGATAAGAGATTCTTAGACTCTAATGACAAAATTTTGATTATTGATGACTTTTTGGCTAATGGCCAAGCCGTTTCAGGTTTGTTGGAAATTGCTAAAGTTGCTAACGTAGACGTTGCCGGAATTGGAATCGTAATCGAAAAGAGCTTCCAAAAAGGCCGCGAGATGATTGAAGAGGCTGGTGTTAGACTCGAATCATTGGCTCGAATTGCATCACTCGATGATGAAAAAGTCGAATTTGTAAAAGATTAATCGATAAATACCAGAAGAGGTAGTGAGAATGTTGGCGAATGAAAATGTTGTTTATCCAGGGCAAACAGTCGGAGTGATTGGTGAAAGTATTAGTAATCTTTCATTAATAACTACCGCTAAAAAAATGGGATTCAAGGTAGCTGTATACAGCAGCAACGAAAGTTCTGATATCATGCAAGTTTCTGATTTTCAGTACATGGGTGACTACACTGATAAATCCTCATTAAAAATGTTTGCTGAAAGATGTGACGCAGTTATCTATAATGATGACCAAATTGGTTCAGACATCGTCGACTATCTTTCTCAGTACACCAGAGTTCCTCAAAATACTGATTTACTCGACATTAACCAGGATCGGTTAATTGAACGTAGTTTTTTTGAGACGCTAAACATGAATATGGCTCCGTACGCAACGATTATCGAACTGGAGGATATTTACCAGGCAATCAATTCAATCGGCTATCCTGCCATTTTAAAGCCCATTCAGAGGGGACTATTAGGTGGCCAAGAACTTTACATTGAAAAACAGAGTGACATTGTAAAGGCATCTGGGATGCTTGATGTTGGGACATACATCCTGGAATCATATGTAAAGCACGATATTGACTATTCGGTAGTTGTGACTCGGGGTGAGAATTCTGATCGGGTAATCTTCCCAGTTATTGAGGATATTTACCAACGTTCTCGCTTAATCACAGCATTTACGCCTGCAAAAATCGAGTCAGGATTAGAAAAAGAAATGATTCGGATTGCTAATGAAATTGCCAATAACTTGGACTATGTTGGTACGTTTGAAGTTTCTTTCTATGTTTCTGAAAACGGGTCGATTTATGTAAACAAAATCGCTCCTAATATGGGAATTGCCGGCTCAGTTTTTGAATACGCACTGAGTGTTGATCAATTTGAACAACATCTCCGGGCAATTGCTGGGTTACCTTTGATGAAACCGATTGTCGGAATTCCTACTGTTTTACAAACTATCAATGAACAAGATTACGGCAGAATTCAAACTCAATGGGTAATCAAAGATAATTGGCACTTCAACTTTTATGGCTTAAATGATGGCCGTCACGGAACAATCGGTCACATTTTAATTCCAACTGAGTCGATTGCCAAAACGTTGATGCAAATTGAAGGAACCAATATTTGGAACAATATTGATTTTGAAGCAAAATATAAAAAAATGGACTAAGTCGGCGTCGTGCCGGCTTTTTTGCTTGCTTTTTGAAAAGCAGCAGTGAGGCTTTTCTGGTATAATTGATTGGATAATTGTGCGAGAGGATGGACAGTAATTTGGCTGATTCAGATTTAATTAAGGGACTAAATACAGAGCAACGCGATGCAGTTTTACACACAGAAGGTCCAGTGCTAATTATGGCTGGGGCAGGTAGTGGTAAAACTCGGGTGTTGACTCATAGAATTGCCTACATAATTGAGAGTAGGAACGTGATGCCATGGAATATTCTGGCCATCACATTTACGAACAAAGCAGCTAAAGAAATGCGCGAACGGGTTTCAGCATTACTCGATGAGAGTGGTAATGATGTTTGGGTGTCAACTTTTCATGCTCTTTGTGTGCGTATTTTAAGAAGAAATATTGATTTATTAGGGTACAACCGAGCATTTACGATTGCCGATCCTAGTGAACAGCGGACGTTGGTAAAGCGAATTTTGAATGATATGAACGTTGATACCAAGAAGTTCGACCCACGGTCAATTTTGTCTGCAATTTCAAACGCCAAGAACGACATGCTGGATCCTGAAGGTTTTAGAAAAAATGCCCGTGGACCATTTGAAGAGATGGTGGCAGATGTCTACGACCGTTACCAAGCAGAGCTTAAGCAAAACCAGTCACTTGATTTTGACGATTTGATCATGATGACGATTGAACTCTTTGACCAACATAAGGATGTTCTGGAGTTCTACCAAGATAAGTTTAAATATATTCACGTTGATGAGTATCAGGATACTAACGAAGCCCAGTACCAATTAGTGACGTTACTTTCACAAAAGTATCGCAATATTTGTGTGGTTGGGGATGCTGACCAGAGTATTTATGGTTGGCGTGGAGCTAACATGCAAAATATATTGAACTTTAAGGATGATTACAAAGATGCTCATGTGACTATGCTTGAGCAAAATTATCGTTCTACAAAGACGATATTGGATGCAGCTAACGCTGTGATTGCCAATAATGATAATCGTGAGGATAAGAATCTGTGGACTGAAAATAATCAGGGAGACAGAATTTCGTATTATCGTGGTCAGACTGAAAATGATGAAGCCCGTTTTGTGGTTTCTAACATCCAAGAAGAAGTTAATAAAGATGGCCAAAACTATGGCAGTATTGCGATTCTTTACAGAACAAATGCTCAATCACGTGTAATGGAAGAAACATTACTCAAGTCAAACATCCCATACACCATGGTTGGTGGGCATAAGTTCTATGATCGTAAAGAAATTCGGGATGTTCTTTCATATTTAACACTGATTGCTAATCCAAATGACTCGATGGGATTTGAACGAGTTGTGAATGAACCTAAACGGGGAATTGGCCCAACCAGTGTTGATAAGCTACGAAGATTTGCAAATGATCACTCGTGGAGTTTGCTAGAGGCTTCTTTGAATGTTGACTTAGCAAATGAGATTTCTGCGAGGGCAAAGAATTCACTCTACCAGTTTGCTGATACGATGGATAAGATTGCTAAAGACGCAAAAGACTTGTCAGTTTCTGATATCACTGAGGCTTTGTTAGATAAAAGTGGGTACCTAGATGCCTTGAAGAGTTCTAAAACGTTGGAAGCTCAATCAAGAGTGGAAAACTTGGAAGAATTTATGTCAGTTACCAAAAAATATGATGACGAGAATCAACAAGCTACTGGAATTGATAACTTAGTCGACTTCCTTAGCGATTTAGCCTTAGTTTCAGATCAAGATGATGTTGATGAAGAATCATCAGCGGTTACGTTGATGACTTTGCATGCTGCTAAGGGACTAGAATTTCCCGTTGTGTTTATCATGGGAATGGAAGAGGGATTATTCCCACTTGGTAGAGCTGCTGCTGATGAAGAGGAATTACAAGAAGAGCGTCGGTTAGCTTATGTTGGAATTACCCGTGCCAAGAAAAAACTCTACATTACCAACGCTTATTCACGGACTCTTTATGGTCGCCGGCAAAATAATCCACAATCAAGGTTTATTGATGAAATTACACCTGATTTGATTCAGTATGAAAATGTTGGCAATGACAGCGGTCCAATTAAGACGCCATTTGATCGTAAGACTGAGCGGGCTTTTTCAACCCCATATCATCGTCCAAGCCAAACGGTTGAAAAACCAAAGGGCTCTGGAGCTGATAAGAAGAGATGGAATGTGGGCGATAAGGTATCACATAAAGCATGGGGAATCGGTACAGTGGTCAAAGTTTCTGGTACCGGTGAAGATATGGAATTAGACATTGCTTTTGATTCTCAAGGAATTAAACTGTTGTTGGCTGCATTTGCGCCAATTCAAAAACAAGAATAAAAGGGGTTTGTAAGATGGCAACTGCAAATATGAATGAAAACTCAGCGAGGGTTCAAGCAGAAGAGCTACGAACAAAATTGAATAAGTGGGCAGATGAGTATTATACGTATGATGCCCCTAGCGTTGAAGATTCTGAATATGATGCAGTCTATCAACAGTTAGTTTATTTGGAAACGCAATATCCAGCCATTATTACCCCAGATTCTCCTACTCAAAAAGTTGGAGATCATACGCTACCAGGGTTCAGTAAAGTGCCACATGATATCCCAATGTTATCTTTAGGAGATGTGTTCTCAGAACAGGAACTAGCAGACTTTGTGGACAGACTGACTAAGTCAGATAACGTGAACTTTGAATATAATTGCGAATTAAAAATTGATGGGCTAGCAATTTCTTTGCGATATGAACAAGGCAAGCTAGTCCAAGGATCTACTAGAGGAAATGGCCAGATTGGTGAAGATATCACCGAGAATTTGAAGACTATCAAATCAATTCCCCGCAAACTAACAAGACCAATCAATATTGAAGTTCGTGGTGAATGTTATATGCCTAAGTCTTCATTTGTTAGTTTGAATGAACAACGGCAAAGGGATGGTCAAACACCATTCGCAAATCCTCGTAACGCAGCTGCTGGTAGCTTACGGC is from Lentilactobacillus curieae and encodes:
- the truA gene encoding tRNA pseudouridine(38-40) synthase TruA translates to MIRYKITFAYDGTNFNGFQRQPKQRTVEGVLTSKINIMAKKPQKTIEVFGSGRTDSGVHALAQVAHFDFPFDLPTEAIYRGLNSMLPLDMEVLKVEKVSDTFHARYDVSGKRYMYRADLGEFSNPFKRNYTGHWKFPVDVDKVRTALTDLIGQHDFSSFVASGSTAKSNVRTIYDAKCFYDEAENEINIEFYGNGFLYNMVRIMVGVAMEIGAGTRPEHDVLRLFDVKDRDQARLTMPASGLYLKKVYYEGDDPEHPTKLPKF
- the rplM gene encoding 50S ribosomal protein L13 — encoded protein: MRTTYMAKPGEVERKWYVVDATDVPLGRLSAVVASILRGKNKPTFTPNVDTGDNVIVINAEKVALTGKKAKNKIYYRHSRFIGGLKQRTAGDFREKDPEKLIETSVKGMLPHNSLGHKIGLKLHVYTGAEHTQQAQKPEVLDISNLI
- the rpsI gene encoding 30S ribosomal protein S9, translating into MAQVQYRGTGRRKDSVARVRLVPGTGKITMNDRPIEDYIPAADLREVVVQPFNVTETLGNYDVLVNVNGGGYSGQAGATRHGIARALLEVDPDFRGPLKRAGLLTRDARMKERKKPGLKKARKASQFSKR
- a CDS encoding ECF transporter S component, encoding MNTKSKTLRMSVLAMFIAIIILQTTIPIIGYIPIGPLEITIIPVTVVIATILMGTLDGAIVGGVWGLITFIRAFAWPTSPLAAIVFVNPVVSVLPRILIAVVAGVVYSSITKHIKSNSASISIAAILGSLTNTVLVLGLIYVFYKAQAPQLYHLNIKDLLPYLLGVVGTNGIPEAIFSGIVAPLIVTPLQKSFGSKLVRKPK
- a CDS encoding glycoside hydrolase family 73 protein, with product MFAFIAFGLFVVLGFHVLYQAESTPQRVENTGQSLSEQHQKFIRTIAPEAQKLQGQYNILPSITIAQAILESQWGESDLASKYNNLFGVKAQGGLSKSVYLDTQEFVNGEYVTVKARFQVYSSYSESLSDHARLLAMGTKWNPNQYADVVNATNYVQAAKGLQTDGYATDPAYTQKLIQIIKTYKLYRYDD
- a CDS encoding xanthine phosphoribosyltransferase, whose translation is MKLLEDKIAKDGTVLPGNVLKVDNFLNHQVDTKLMDEVGKEFARLFKDEGVTKVVTVESSGIAPAMMAALHLGVPMIFARKHKSLTLTDNLYTASVYSYTKQVSNDISVDKRFLDSNDKILIIDDFLANGQAVSGLLEIAKVANVDVAGIGIVIEKSFQKGREMIEEAGVRLESLARIASLDDEKVEFVKD
- a CDS encoding ATP-grasp domain-containing protein codes for the protein MLANENVVYPGQTVGVIGESISNLSLITTAKKMGFKVAVYSSNESSDIMQVSDFQYMGDYTDKSSLKMFAERCDAVIYNDDQIGSDIVDYLSQYTRVPQNTDLLDINQDRLIERSFFETLNMNMAPYATIIELEDIYQAINSIGYPAILKPIQRGLLGGQELYIEKQSDIVKASGMLDVGTYILESYVKHDIDYSVVVTRGENSDRVIFPVIEDIYQRSRLITAFTPAKIESGLEKEMIRIANEIANNLDYVGTFEVSFYVSENGSIYVNKIAPNMGIAGSVFEYALSVDQFEQHLRAIAGLPLMKPIVGIPTVLQTINEQDYGRIQTQWVIKDNWHFNFYGLNDGRHGTIGHILIPTESIAKTLMQIEGTNIWNNIDFEAKYKKMD
- the pcrA gene encoding DNA helicase PcrA, whose translation is MDSNLADSDLIKGLNTEQRDAVLHTEGPVLIMAGAGSGKTRVLTHRIAYIIESRNVMPWNILAITFTNKAAKEMRERVSALLDESGNDVWVSTFHALCVRILRRNIDLLGYNRAFTIADPSEQRTLVKRILNDMNVDTKKFDPRSILSAISNAKNDMLDPEGFRKNARGPFEEMVADVYDRYQAELKQNQSLDFDDLIMMTIELFDQHKDVLEFYQDKFKYIHVDEYQDTNEAQYQLVTLLSQKYRNICVVGDADQSIYGWRGANMQNILNFKDDYKDAHVTMLEQNYRSTKTILDAANAVIANNDNREDKNLWTENNQGDRISYYRGQTENDEARFVVSNIQEEVNKDGQNYGSIAILYRTNAQSRVMEETLLKSNIPYTMVGGHKFYDRKEIRDVLSYLTLIANPNDSMGFERVVNEPKRGIGPTSVDKLRRFANDHSWSLLEASLNVDLANEISARAKNSLYQFADTMDKIAKDAKDLSVSDITEALLDKSGYLDALKSSKTLEAQSRVENLEEFMSVTKKYDDENQQATGIDNLVDFLSDLALVSDQDDVDEESSAVTLMTLHAAKGLEFPVVFIMGMEEGLFPLGRAAADEEELQEERRLAYVGITRAKKKLYITNAYSRTLYGRRQNNPQSRFIDEITPDLIQYENVGNDSGPIKTPFDRKTERAFSTPYHRPSQTVEKPKGSGADKKRWNVGDKVSHKAWGIGTVVKVSGTGEDMELDIAFDSQGIKLLLAAFAPIQKQE